In Vibrio kanaloae, the genomic stretch TTTCAAGGTGCCAATCCCAGTGAACAAAAATGCCATCGTTTTCGAGCAACGTATAAATCAAACTGACAGTGTCTTGTAAATTCGGAATAAAACCACATACCGAAGACGCTACGACTACATCAAATTGATTTCTGAAGGCTGGATGCTGCGCCGCAAGCCCGCGCGATAGAATATCGACAACAGCTTCAACATTGGTTAGCTCTTTTTTATCTAGCTCTTCGATCATCCCTTCAGAGATATCAAGCGCGATGACCTCTTTTGCAAAAGGAGATATTTTTTGGCTGAGTAGTCCTGTACCACAACCAAAATCAAGGACACGGGTTCCGTTC encodes the following:
- a CDS encoding class I SAM-dependent DNA methyltransferase, which gives rise to MAKQWDEYAPDWDKDPATVVFAQSVFDQLTQLVDLNGTRVLDFGCGTGLLSQKISPFAKEVIALDISEGMIEELDKKELTNVEAVVDILSRGLAAQHPAFRNQFDVVVASSVCGFIPNLQDTVSLIYTLLENDGIFVHWDWHLENDDEDYGISLERSKNVLGAAGFSVVEVSTPFSIDTPQGPLKVLMGVGRKQVLPHL